In Puntigrus tetrazona isolate hp1 chromosome 22, ASM1883169v1, whole genome shotgun sequence, one genomic interval encodes:
- the si:ch73-352p18.4 gene encoding inositol 1,4,5-triphosphate receptor associated 2 isoform X1: MNRAFNNYTAVMGDSGDSDDDPNSENLLMSSWESLSIMDRLGLKSSVEMTEEEVESAFTQIAVGFHCDQYTLTQRLQAERHERSVADDNLQRELRQSREMLQVLYERLQEVDSKKMVKQMEDNLQMLESNMNNVLKTAEMLGAAHQEARVSHAVELMSMHVEHLKRRHATESEEMLEVRKLLHRRKGRLHSDSTDDRDLFRYSSQQPTRRRVSITFLPTQSELKHLEASFLETCKASSDAKKPQADKKQEVVAADCPVSCLIQDDDVDSSVFQNATQTTSLRRRRRRYPPTGSSFEGKESNLELRLAPPQRPLLSWRSTWGCIFLVFVLMMLMVALLYVVINT, translated from the exons ATGAATCGGGCCTTTAATAATTATACTGCAGTAATGGGAGACAGTGGCGACAGCGATGACg ATCCAAACTCAGAGAACCTGTTGATGTCTTCCTGGGAGAGTTTATCCATCATGGACCGACTGGGATTAAAGAG CAGTGTGGAGATGACGGAGGAGGAAGTGGAG agcgcgTTTACCCAGATTGCAGTGGGCTTTCACTGCGACCAGTACACTCTGACCCAGCGGCTGCAGGCGGAGAGACACGAGCGCAGCGTCGCCGACGACAACCTGCAGAGAGAGCTGAGACAGAGCAGAGAGATGCTGCAG GTGTTGTATGAGCGCCTACAAGAGGTGGACAGCAAAAAGATGGTGAAGCAGATGGAGGACAACTTGCAGATGCTTGAAAGCAACATGAACAATGTCCTCAAAACAGCGGAGATGCTCGGAGCTGCACATCAG GAAGCGCGTGTCAGTCATGCAGTAGAGCTGATGTCCATGCATGTGGAGCATCTCAAGAGACGTCACGCTACAGAGAGCGAGGAGATGCTGGAGGTCAGAAAACTGCTGCACAGGAGGAAGGGCCGACTGCACAGTGACTCCACAG ATGATAGAGACCTGTTTAGATATTCATCACAACAG cCGACACGTCGAAGGGTCAGCATCACCTTCCTCCCAACTCAGTCTGAG TTGAAGCATCTAGAGGCTTCGTTCCTGGAGACCTGCAAAGCTAGTTCGGATGCAAAGAAGCCCCAGGCGGACAAAAA acaggaagtagtTGCAGCAGATTGTCCCGTGAGCTGTTTAATCCAAGACGATGACGTGGACAGCAGCGTGTTTCAAAA TGCAACGCAAACCACATCGCTGCGCCGTCGTCGTCGCCGGTATCCTCCTACAGGAAGTTCATTTGAGGGGAAGGAGTCCAACCTTGAGCT ACGTCTCGCTCCACCACAGCGCCCCCTGCTGTCCTGGAGGTCTACATGGGGATGCATTTTTCTCGTATTCGTTCTGATGATGCTGATGGTGGCTCTTTTATATGTAGTCATAAATACCTGA
- the si:ch73-352p18.4 gene encoding uncharacterized protein si:ch73-352p18.4 isoform X3 has protein sequence MNRAFNNYTAVMGDSGDSDDDPNSENLLMSSWESLSIMDRLGLKSSVEMTEEEVEVLYERLQEVDSKKMVKQMEDNLQMLESNMNNVLKTAEMLGAAHQEARVSHAVELMSMHVEHLKRRHATESEEMLEVRKLLHRRKGRLHSDSTDDRDLFRYSSQQPTRRRVSITFLPTQSELKHLEASFLETCKASSDAKKPQADKKQEVVAADCPVSCLIQDDDVDSSVFQNATQTTSLRRRRRRYPPTGSSFEGKESNLELRLAPPQRPLLSWRSTWGCIFLVFVLMMLMVALLYVVINT, from the exons ATGAATCGGGCCTTTAATAATTATACTGCAGTAATGGGAGACAGTGGCGACAGCGATGACg ATCCAAACTCAGAGAACCTGTTGATGTCTTCCTGGGAGAGTTTATCCATCATGGACCGACTGGGATTAAAGAG CAGTGTGGAGATGACGGAGGAGGAAGTGGAG GTGTTGTATGAGCGCCTACAAGAGGTGGACAGCAAAAAGATGGTGAAGCAGATGGAGGACAACTTGCAGATGCTTGAAAGCAACATGAACAATGTCCTCAAAACAGCGGAGATGCTCGGAGCTGCACATCAG GAAGCGCGTGTCAGTCATGCAGTAGAGCTGATGTCCATGCATGTGGAGCATCTCAAGAGACGTCACGCTACAGAGAGCGAGGAGATGCTGGAGGTCAGAAAACTGCTGCACAGGAGGAAGGGCCGACTGCACAGTGACTCCACAG ATGATAGAGACCTGTTTAGATATTCATCACAACAG cCGACACGTCGAAGGGTCAGCATCACCTTCCTCCCAACTCAGTCTGAG TTGAAGCATCTAGAGGCTTCGTTCCTGGAGACCTGCAAAGCTAGTTCGGATGCAAAGAAGCCCCAGGCGGACAAAAA acaggaagtagtTGCAGCAGATTGTCCCGTGAGCTGTTTAATCCAAGACGATGACGTGGACAGCAGCGTGTTTCAAAA TGCAACGCAAACCACATCGCTGCGCCGTCGTCGTCGCCGGTATCCTCCTACAGGAAGTTCATTTGAGGGGAAGGAGTCCAACCTTGAGCT ACGTCTCGCTCCACCACAGCGCCCCCTGCTGTCCTGGAGGTCTACATGGGGATGCATTTTTCTCGTATTCGTTCTGATGATGCTGATGGTGGCTCTTTTATATGTAGTCATAAATACCTGA
- the si:ch73-352p18.4 gene encoding inositol 1,4,5-triphosphate receptor associated 2 isoform X2 → MNRAFNNYTAVMGDSGDSDDDPNSENLLMSSWESLSIMDRLGLKSVEMTEEEVESAFTQIAVGFHCDQYTLTQRLQAERHERSVADDNLQRELRQSREMLQVLYERLQEVDSKKMVKQMEDNLQMLESNMNNVLKTAEMLGAAHQEARVSHAVELMSMHVEHLKRRHATESEEMLEVRKLLHRRKGRLHSDSTDDRDLFRYSSQQPTRRRVSITFLPTQSELKHLEASFLETCKASSDAKKPQADKKQEVVAADCPVSCLIQDDDVDSSVFQNATQTTSLRRRRRRYPPTGSSFEGKESNLELRLAPPQRPLLSWRSTWGCIFLVFVLMMLMVALLYVVINT, encoded by the exons ATGAATCGGGCCTTTAATAATTATACTGCAGTAATGGGAGACAGTGGCGACAGCGATGACg ATCCAAACTCAGAGAACCTGTTGATGTCTTCCTGGGAGAGTTTATCCATCATGGACCGACTGGGATTAAAGAG TGTGGAGATGACGGAGGAGGAAGTGGAG agcgcgTTTACCCAGATTGCAGTGGGCTTTCACTGCGACCAGTACACTCTGACCCAGCGGCTGCAGGCGGAGAGACACGAGCGCAGCGTCGCCGACGACAACCTGCAGAGAGAGCTGAGACAGAGCAGAGAGATGCTGCAG GTGTTGTATGAGCGCCTACAAGAGGTGGACAGCAAAAAGATGGTGAAGCAGATGGAGGACAACTTGCAGATGCTTGAAAGCAACATGAACAATGTCCTCAAAACAGCGGAGATGCTCGGAGCTGCACATCAG GAAGCGCGTGTCAGTCATGCAGTAGAGCTGATGTCCATGCATGTGGAGCATCTCAAGAGACGTCACGCTACAGAGAGCGAGGAGATGCTGGAGGTCAGAAAACTGCTGCACAGGAGGAAGGGCCGACTGCACAGTGACTCCACAG ATGATAGAGACCTGTTTAGATATTCATCACAACAG cCGACACGTCGAAGGGTCAGCATCACCTTCCTCCCAACTCAGTCTGAG TTGAAGCATCTAGAGGCTTCGTTCCTGGAGACCTGCAAAGCTAGTTCGGATGCAAAGAAGCCCCAGGCGGACAAAAA acaggaagtagtTGCAGCAGATTGTCCCGTGAGCTGTTTAATCCAAGACGATGACGTGGACAGCAGCGTGTTTCAAAA TGCAACGCAAACCACATCGCTGCGCCGTCGTCGTCGCCGGTATCCTCCTACAGGAAGTTCATTTGAGGGGAAGGAGTCCAACCTTGAGCT ACGTCTCGCTCCACCACAGCGCCCCCTGCTGTCCTGGAGGTCTACATGGGGATGCATTTTTCTCGTATTCGTTCTGATGATGCTGATGGTGGCTCTTTTATATGTAGTCATAAATACCTGA
- the pparda gene encoding peroxisome proliferator-activated receptor delta: MSVFEFLEMDRRDSSVLTVRRRLPRDPGVVGGVCMGTEDSSPCSSQGDGPDDKQLEDVLCELGAGAGLNLELDVRVEPEDGMDLQGEELSWETNRQEASELEEQSNTSLSTASPEASADVSKASSLSEQLLQGREEGAGLNMECRICGDRASGFHYGVHACEGCKGFFRRTIRMKLEYEKCERSCKIQKKSRNKCQFCRFQKCLMLGMSHDAIRYGRMPEAEKRKLVAGLLAGEKSSPNSSGSDLKSLAKRVNNAYLKNLNMTKKKARNILTGKTNASPPFVIHDMDSLWQAENGLVWNQVINGAPPNKEIGVHVFYRCQCTTVETVRELTEFSKSIPGFIDLFLNDQVTLLKYGVHEAIFAMLPSLMNKDGLLVANGRGFVTREFLRSLRKPFSEIMEPKFEFAVKFNALELDDSDLALFVAAIILCGDRPGLMNVHQVEEIQDNILQALNQHLQLNHPDASFIFPKLLQKLADLRQLVTENAQLVQKIKKTESETSLHPLLQEIYRDMY; the protein is encoded by the exons ATGAGCGTCTTTGAGTTTCTGGAGATGGACAGAAGAGACTCGTCCGTTCTGACCGTGAGGAGAAGATTACCCAGAGATCCCGGTGTGGTGGGCGGAGTCTGTATGGGGACCGAAGACTCCTCCCCCTGCAGTAGCCAGGGGGATGGGCCTGACGACAAACAGCTGGAGGACGTGCTGTGTGAGCTGGGAGCGGGGGCGGGGCTTAACCTGGAGCTGGACGTGAGGGTGGAGCCTGAGGACGGCATGGATCTGCAGGGGGAGGAGCTTAGCTGGGAGACCAATCGTCAGGAGGCGAGCGAACTGGAAGAGCAGAGCAACACGAGCCTCAGCACGGCCAGCCCTGAAGCCTCCGCAG ATGTCTCCAAAGCGTCGTCTCTGTCGGAGCAGCTCCTGCAGGGCCGTGAGGagggggcggggctaaacaTGGAGTGCCGCATCTGTGGCGACAGAGCGTCAGGATTCCACTACGGCGTTCATGCCTGCGAGGGCTgcaag ggttttttccGGAGGACCATTCGTATGAAGCTGGAGTATGAGAAATGTGAGCGCAGCTGTAAGATCCAAAAGAAAAGTCGGAACAAATGTCAGTTCTGTCGTTTCCAAAAGTGCCTGATGCTGGGGATGTCCCATGATG CGATCCGATACGGCCGGATGCCGGAGGCAGAGAAGCGTAAGCTAGTGGCCGGTCTGTTAGCGGGAGAAAAGAGCTCTCCGAACTCCAGCGGGTCAGATCTGAAATCTCTCGCCAAACGGGTCAACAACGCCTACCTGAAGAACCTGAACATGACCAAGAAGAAAGCTCGCAACATCCTGACGGGGAAGACCAACGCGAGCCCG CCGTTTGTCATTCATGACATGGACTCGCTGTGGCAGGCGGAAAACGGGCTGGTCTGGAATCAGGTGATTAACGGAGCCCCGCCCAATAAAGAGATTGGTGTGCACGTGTTCTACCGCTGTCAGTGCACGACCGTGGAAACCGTACGAGAACTCACAGAGTTCTCCAAAAGCATCCCGGGGTTCATCGACCTGTTCTTGAACGACCAG GTGACGCTGCTGAAGTACGGGGTCCACGAAGCGATCTTCGCCATGTTGCCGTCGCTCATGAATAAAGACGGTCTGCTGGTGGCGAATGGGCGGGGCTTTGTGACCAGAGAGTTCCTGCGCAGTCTGCGCAAACCCTTCAGCGAGATCATGGAGCCAAAGTTTGAGTTCGCGGTGAAGTTCAACGCTCTCGAGCTGGACGATAGTGACCTTGCGCTCTTTGTGGCGGCCATTATCCTCTGTGGAG ATCGTCCAGGTCTCATGAACGTCCACCAAGTGGAGGAGATCCAGGACAACATCCTCCAGGCCCTCAACCAGCACCTGCAGCTCAATCATCCCGATGCCAGCTTCATCTTCCCCAAACTTCTGCAGAAACTCGCAGACCTTCGGCAGCTGGTGACGGAGAACGCGCAGCTGGTGCAGAAGATCAAGAAGACGGAGTCGGAGACgtcgctgcacccgctgctgcAGGAGATCTACAGGGACATGTACTGA
- the si:ch73-352p18.4 gene encoding uncharacterized protein si:ch73-352p18.4 isoform X5, which produces MNRAFNNYTAVMGDSGDSDDDPNSENLLMSSWESLSIMDRLGLKSVEMTEEEVEVLYERLQEVDSKKMVKQMEDNLQMLESNMNNVLKTAEMLGAAHQEARVSHAVELMSMHVEHLKRRHATESEEMLEVRKLLHRRKGRLHSDSTDDRDLFRYSSQQPTRRRVSITFLPTQSELKHLEASFLETCKASSDAKKPQADKKQEVVAADCPVSCLIQDDDVDSSVFQNATQTTSLRRRRRRYPPTGSSFEGKESNLELRLAPPQRPLLSWRSTWGCIFLVFVLMMLMVALLYVVINT; this is translated from the exons ATGAATCGGGCCTTTAATAATTATACTGCAGTAATGGGAGACAGTGGCGACAGCGATGACg ATCCAAACTCAGAGAACCTGTTGATGTCTTCCTGGGAGAGTTTATCCATCATGGACCGACTGGGATTAAAGAG TGTGGAGATGACGGAGGAGGAAGTGGAG GTGTTGTATGAGCGCCTACAAGAGGTGGACAGCAAAAAGATGGTGAAGCAGATGGAGGACAACTTGCAGATGCTTGAAAGCAACATGAACAATGTCCTCAAAACAGCGGAGATGCTCGGAGCTGCACATCAG GAAGCGCGTGTCAGTCATGCAGTAGAGCTGATGTCCATGCATGTGGAGCATCTCAAGAGACGTCACGCTACAGAGAGCGAGGAGATGCTGGAGGTCAGAAAACTGCTGCACAGGAGGAAGGGCCGACTGCACAGTGACTCCACAG ATGATAGAGACCTGTTTAGATATTCATCACAACAG cCGACACGTCGAAGGGTCAGCATCACCTTCCTCCCAACTCAGTCTGAG TTGAAGCATCTAGAGGCTTCGTTCCTGGAGACCTGCAAAGCTAGTTCGGATGCAAAGAAGCCCCAGGCGGACAAAAA acaggaagtagtTGCAGCAGATTGTCCCGTGAGCTGTTTAATCCAAGACGATGACGTGGACAGCAGCGTGTTTCAAAA TGCAACGCAAACCACATCGCTGCGCCGTCGTCGTCGCCGGTATCCTCCTACAGGAAGTTCATTTGAGGGGAAGGAGTCCAACCTTGAGCT ACGTCTCGCTCCACCACAGCGCCCCCTGCTGTCCTGGAGGTCTACATGGGGATGCATTTTTCTCGTATTCGTTCTGATGATGCTGATGGTGGCTCTTTTATATGTAGTCATAAATACCTGA
- the si:ch73-352p18.4 gene encoding inositol 1,4,5-triphosphate receptor associated 2 isoform X4: MTEEEVESAFTQIAVGFHCDQYTLTQRLQAERHERSVADDNLQRELRQSREMLQVLYERLQEVDSKKMVKQMEDNLQMLESNMNNVLKTAEMLGAAHQEARVSHAVELMSMHVEHLKRRHATESEEMLEVRKLLHRRKGRLHSDSTDDRDLFRYSSQQPTRRRVSITFLPTQSELKHLEASFLETCKASSDAKKPQADKKQEVVAADCPVSCLIQDDDVDSSVFQNATQTTSLRRRRRRYPPTGSSFEGKESNLELRLAPPQRPLLSWRSTWGCIFLVFVLMMLMVALLYVVINT; this comes from the exons ATGACGGAGGAGGAAGTGGAG agcgcgTTTACCCAGATTGCAGTGGGCTTTCACTGCGACCAGTACACTCTGACCCAGCGGCTGCAGGCGGAGAGACACGAGCGCAGCGTCGCCGACGACAACCTGCAGAGAGAGCTGAGACAGAGCAGAGAGATGCTGCAG GTGTTGTATGAGCGCCTACAAGAGGTGGACAGCAAAAAGATGGTGAAGCAGATGGAGGACAACTTGCAGATGCTTGAAAGCAACATGAACAATGTCCTCAAAACAGCGGAGATGCTCGGAGCTGCACATCAG GAAGCGCGTGTCAGTCATGCAGTAGAGCTGATGTCCATGCATGTGGAGCATCTCAAGAGACGTCACGCTACAGAGAGCGAGGAGATGCTGGAGGTCAGAAAACTGCTGCACAGGAGGAAGGGCCGACTGCACAGTGACTCCACAG ATGATAGAGACCTGTTTAGATATTCATCACAACAG cCGACACGTCGAAGGGTCAGCATCACCTTCCTCCCAACTCAGTCTGAG TTGAAGCATCTAGAGGCTTCGTTCCTGGAGACCTGCAAAGCTAGTTCGGATGCAAAGAAGCCCCAGGCGGACAAAAA acaggaagtagtTGCAGCAGATTGTCCCGTGAGCTGTTTAATCCAAGACGATGACGTGGACAGCAGCGTGTTTCAAAA TGCAACGCAAACCACATCGCTGCGCCGTCGTCGTCGCCGGTATCCTCCTACAGGAAGTTCATTTGAGGGGAAGGAGTCCAACCTTGAGCT ACGTCTCGCTCCACCACAGCGCCCCCTGCTGTCCTGGAGGTCTACATGGGGATGCATTTTTCTCGTATTCGTTCTGATGATGCTGATGGTGGCTCTTTTATATGTAGTCATAAATACCTGA